A single region of the Lates calcarifer isolate ASB-BC8 linkage group LG3, TLL_Latcal_v3, whole genome shotgun sequence genome encodes:
- the slc30a8 gene encoding zinc transporter 8, with the protein MSNNKDPERLPLVTDVKNVYTTVGKETSHRDSTGGIRHCHDNSHAQEDREREKKVARKRLYVVSVVCLVFMIGEILGGYFAGSLAVMTDAAHLLVDFTSFVISLLSLWLSSRPATHKLSYGWHRAEILGALLSVFTIWLVTGVLVYLAVERLISDDYTIEGTIMLITSGCAVLANIIMALTLHQSGHGHSHGGLSSHGHGHSHGNKKSKGYDQISNHDDHVDVEQKGADQRYVCRLMQANASVRAAFVHVVGDLLQSLSVLVSAIIIFFKPEYKIADPICTFLFSILVLCTTFTIMRDILIVLMEGTPAGVRYSEVREGLLAVKGVTAVHNLHIWALTMNQAVLSAHVAIDESVDAQTVLREMTQACFSSYNFHSVTIQMERQADLRPGCTLCEDPKM; encoded by the exons ATGTCCAATAACAAGGACCCAGAGAGACTTCCCCTGGTGACAGATGTGAAGAACGTTTACACCACTGTAGGGAAG GAGacatcacacagagacagtacCGGTGGCATCAGACATTGCCATGACAACAGCCACGCTCAGGAGGACCGCGAACGAGAGAAGAAAGTTGCCAGGAAGAGGCTGTACGTGGTGTCTGTCGTCTGCCTGGTTTTCATGATCGGTGAAATCCTCG gtggGTATTTTGCAGGCAGTCTTGCGGTGATGACAGACGCTGCCCACCTGCTGGTGGACTTCACCAGCTTTGTCATCAGCCTGTTATCCCTCTGGCTCTCCTCCAGACCTGCCACACACAAGCTCAGCTATGGCTGGCACCGTGCAG AGATCTTGGGCGCGCTGCTGTCAGTTTTCACCATCTGGCTGGTAACAGGAGTGTTGGTTTACCTGGCCGTGGAGCGCCTCATCAGCGATGACTACACCATTGAGGGCACTATCATGCTCATTACCTCTGGCTGTGCCGTGCTGGCCAATATCAT CATGGCCCTCACCCTTCACCAGTCTGGCCACGGTCACAGTCATGGCGGGCTCAGCTCACACGGTCATGGCCACAGCCACGGCAACAAGAAAAGCAAAGGTTACGATCAGATCTCAAACCATGATGACCATGTCGACGTGGAGCAAAAAGGGGCAGACCAACGGTATGTTTGTA GGCTCATGCAGGCCAATGCCAGTGTGCGAGCGGCCTTTGTCCACGTGGTGGGCGATCTTCTCCAGAGCCTCAGCGTGCTCGTCAGCGCCATCATTATCTTCTTCAAG ccAGAATATAAGATTGCTGACCCCATCTGCACCTTCCTGTTCTCCATATTAGTCCTATGCACCACCTTCACCATTATGAGAGACATCCTTATTGTCCTGATGGAGG GCACTCCAGCAGGGGTGAGGTACAGTGAGGTGCGGGAGGGTCTGCTGGCAGTGAAGGGGGTCACAGCGGTCCACAACCTTCACATCTGGGCCCTCACCATGAACCAGGCTGTATTGTCTGCACACGTGGCCATAG ATGAGTCAGTGGATGCTCAGACTGTCCTAAGAGAAATGACACAGGCTTGTTTTTCCTCCTATAACTTCCACTCTGTTACGATTCAAATGGAGAGACAGGCCGACCTGAGGCCCGGATGTACCCTGTGCGAGGACCCCAAGATGTAG
- the utp23 gene encoding rRNA-processing protein UTP23 homolog yields the protein MKIKRQKQAKKTISFYKYNFSFREPFQILIDGTFCQAALKNKIQIKEQMPKYLMGEVQLCTTNCALKELETLGKQLYGAKIILQRFQVRKCPHFKNPVPASECLLSMLEDTNPHHYFVATQDHAVTTGLKKIPGVPLLYIILNTIVLDKPSQTSLDHVQAVQLGELVSPAQQQSIRSLKEEQGISLKDGERRGKKRKRKQSNPNPLSCLKKKKKGVPTPPLKKTEQGEKRKRSRHKKRKTEGGDNMSAPTVTNT from the exons ATGAAGAtcaagagacagaaacaagcCAAGAAAACCATAAGCTTCTACAAATACAACTTTAGCTTCAGGGAACCTTTTCAGATCCTCATCGATGGGACTTTTTGTCAGGCGGCGTTGAAGAACAAGATCCAGATAAAAGAGCAAATGCCCAAATACCTGATGGGGGAGGTGCAGCTTTGCACCACAAA CTGTGCACTGAAGGAACTGGAGACTCTGGGGAAGCAGCTGTATGGAGCCAAAATCATCCTGCAGAGGTTTCAGGTCAGGAAATGTCCACATTTCAAGAACCCAGTCCCTGCTTCAGAGTGTCTGCTGTCCATGCTGGAGGACACGAACCCACACCACTACTTTGTAGCCACACAG GACCACGCAGTGACCACAGGCCTGAAGAAGATCCCAGGCGTCCCTCTACTTTACATCATCCTCAACACCATTGTGCTGGACAAACCCAGCCAGACGTCCCTCGACCACGTCCAGGCCGTCCAGCTGGGGGAGCTGGTGAGCCCGGCCCAGCAGCAGAGCATCCGCAGCCTGAAAGAGGAGCAGGGCATCAGCCTGAAGGACGGAGAGAGGcgagggaagaagaggaagaggaaacagagcaACCCCAACCCTCTGAGCTgcctgaagaagaagaagaaaggagtgCCGACGCCGCCGCTGAAGAAGACAGAGCagggggagaagaggaaaaggagtcGACACAAGAAACGAAAGACGGAGGGAGGAGATAACATGTCTGCTCCTACAGTTACAAATACATGA
- the LOC108901195 gene encoding protein FAM167A, protein MMDVVLTRLRDFSCKTSTFDDREPAGRSPCRDPWTRTDPLREECTAGGERNKVDIESSLAWLRRELMEMRSQDQALIRQLMELHSGIQELKQELSEEEQEEETDEEEEEEGSCWDSESEQGSGSVYSGEAGFSISFLKMPLPLYSGVLSKRTLSRRSSVP, encoded by the exons ATGATGGATGTGGTCCTAACCAGACTGCGGGACTTCTCCTGCAAGACCTCCACCTTTGATGACCGTGAACCAGCCGGACGGAGTCCATGCAGGGACCCTTGGACGAGGACGGATCCCCTCAGAGAGGAGTGCacagctggaggagaaagaaacaaagtgGACATTGAGAGTTCACTGGCCTGGCTGCGAAGAGAACTG ATGGAAATGCGTTCCCAGGACCAAGCTCTGATCCGGCAGCTGATGGAGCTACACTCCGGCATCCAGGAGCTCAAGCAGGAGTTGTccgaggaggagcaggaggaggaaacagacgaggaggaggaggaggagggaagctGCTGGGACTCTGAGAGTGAACAAGGAAGCGGTAGCGTCTACTCAGGGGAGGCGGGCTTTTCTATTTCCTTCCTGAAGATGCCTCTGCCCCTTTACTCAGGGGTTTTATCGAAGAGAACGCTAAGCAGGAGAAGCTCTGTGCCTTGA
- the LOC108901190 gene encoding double-strand-break repair protein rad21 homolog A, which produces MFYAHFVLSKRGPLAKIWLAAHWDKKLTKAHVFECNLESSVESIISPKVKMALRTSGHLLLGVVRIYHRKAKYLLADCNEAFIKIKMAFRPGVVDLPEENREAAYNAITLPEEFHDFDQPLPDLDDIDVAQQFNLNQSRVEEITMREEVGNLNLLQDNDFADFGVDDREMMREESAFEVDIMGTSASNLLLEAEGGANQMADKSNHLEYDDQYKDDFGDNPMENNEGGMLVDKLLSNEDGGGIFDDPPAITESVMMPQDHGDDDDDFDALSAGAPDSPDSGPTEPLPAMADQAEQTALVHNEEETFALEPIDITVKETKAKRKRKLIVDSVKELDSKTIRAQLSDYSDIVTTLDLAPPTKKLMMWKETGGVEKLFSLPAQPLWNMRLLKMFTRCLTPLVPDELRKRRKGGEADSLDEFLKDLENPEVPREETTGHQQRDVMDQTIMEEASVLQTSAVEGSRTTLDESVMPPPSSQRGLKRKSQDTEPALPMGALDQQQQQQQQQQQQVSRPCNVTQQLEASSNVDLPPEETTTTNISQLIELDLLADKDKKKNDDDSDEEEEEAQGGDQDQEERRWNKRTQQMLHGLQRVMAKTGAQSVSLLDLCRNNNRKQAAAKFYSFLVLKKQQAVELVQEEPYSDIIAMPGPRFHII; this is translated from the exons ATGTTTTATGCCCACTTTGTCCTCAGCAAACGTGGGCCGCTGGCCAAAATCTGGCTGGCAGCCCACTGGGACAAGAAGCTGACCAAGGCACATGTGTTTGAATGCAATCTGGAGAGCAGTGTGGAGAGCATCATCTCACCCAAG GTGAAAATGGCTTTACGAACATCAGGGCACCTGCTGCTTGGGGTGGTGAGGATCTACCACAGGAAGGCCAAGTACCTGCTGGCAGACTGTAATGAGGCCTTCATCAAGATCAAGATGGCATTTAGACCAG GTGTGGTGGATCTtccagaggagaacagagaagcAGCCTACAATGCTATCACTCTACCTGAGGAGTTCCACGATTTTGACCAACCACTACCGGACCTCGA tgaCATTGACGTGGCTCAGCAGTTCAACTTGAATCAGAGCAGGGTGGAGGAGATCACCATGAGAGAGGAGGTGGGCAACCTCAACCTGCTGCAGGACAATGACTTTG CTGACTTCGGGGTGGATGACCGGGAGATGATGCGGGAGGAGAGTGCGTTCGAGGTGGACATCATGGGAACGTCAGCTTCcaacctgctgctggaggctgaGGGCGGAGCTAACCAGATGGCTGACAAGTCCAACCACCTGGAGTATGACGACCAGTACAAGGACGACTTCGGAGACAACCCCATGGAGAACAATGAGGGTGGCATGCTGG TGGACAAGCTGCTGAGTAATGAGGATGGGGGCGGCATCTTTGACGACCCTCCTGCCATCACAGAGAGCGTGATGATGCCTCAGGACCACGGAGACGATGACGACGACTTTGACGCCCTCTCAG CGGGAGCTCCAGATAGTCCAGATTCGGGCCCAACAGAGCCCCTACCAGCCATGGCAGACCAAGCAGAGCAGACCGCCCTGGTTCACAACGAGGAAGAAACATTCGCCCTGGAGCCCATTGACATCACAG TAAAGGAGACCAAAGCAAAGCGTAAGAGGAAGCTGATTGTGGACAGCGTGAAAGAGTTGGACAGTAAAACCATCCGCGCGCAGCTGTCCGACTACTCCGACATCGTCACCACCCTGGACCTGGCGCCTCCCACTAAGAAGCTGATGATGTGGAAGGAGACCGGGGGAGTCGAGAAGCTTTTCTCCCTGCCCGCTCAGCCTCTCTGGAACATGAGGCTTCTCAAG atgtTTACAAGGTGTCTGACACCGTTGGTGCCAGAtgagctgaggaagaggaggaaaggtggAGAGGCTGACAGTCTGGATGAGTTCCTCAAAGATCTGGAGAACCCAGAGGTGCCCAGAGAGGAAACTACAGGCCACCAGCAGAGAGACGTCATGG ACCAGACCATCATGGAAGAGGCCAGCGTGCTCCAGACCTCAGCCGTGGAGGGCAGCAGGACGACGCTGGACGAGTCAGTCATGCCCCCACCATCTTCCCAAAGAGGCCTGAAGCGCAAATCTCAGGATACAGAGCCAGCCCTGCCT ATGGGAGCGTTGGaccagcaacaacagcagcagcagcagcagcagcagcaggtgtccAGACCCTGTAATGTGACCCAGCAGCTGGAGGCGTCGTCCAATGTGGACTTGCCCCCAGAGGAAACCACCACCACTAACATCAGCCAGCTGATAGAGTTGGACCTGCTCGCTGACAAGGACAAGAAGAAGAACGATGACGACTCTGATGAAGAG gaggaggaggcgcaGGGAGGTGACCAGGAccaggaagagaggaggtggaacAAAAGAACTCAGCAGATGCTTCATGGCCTTcag AGGGTGATGGCCAAAACAGgggctcagtcagtcagcctgCTGGACCTGTGCAGGaacaacaacaggaagcagGCAGCAGCCAAGTTCTACAGCTTCCTGGTGCTGAAGAAGCAGCAGGCGGTGGAGCTCGTCCAGGAGGAGCCCTACAGCGACATCATAGCTATGCCCGGACCTCGCTTCCACATCATCTAG
- the LOC127139810 gene encoding uncharacterized protein LOC127139810, whose product MDRDSHSEDTLSTMVLENIKNKLIHAFRATGESKEDPQDSGSTVRLVSIGRSYQANEELRRAQIDGAITWLRSELLEMRSQDLQLAQTLLGLNTEIQRLRRESFGGVEVEGEDQQ is encoded by the exons ATGGACCGGGACAGTCACAGTGAGGACACTTTGTCCACCATGGTTCTGgagaacattaaaaacaaactgattcaCGCCTTCAGAGCGACAGGAGAGTCCAAAGAAGATCCTCAAGACTCTGGATCCACTGTCAGACTGGTTAGCATTGGCAGGAGTTACCAAGCCaatgaggagctgaggagggcGCAGATAGATGGAGCAATAACCTGGCTGAGGTCTGAACTG CTGGAAATGCGCTCACAGGACCTCCAGCTGGCTCAGACGCTGCTGGGGCTTAACACAGAGATCCAAAGACTGAGGAGGGAGAGTTTTGGAGGTGTGGAAGTAGAGGGGGAGGATCAGCAGTAA